In the Thermoanaerobaculia bacterium genome, TGTAAAGTCGGAAGAACAGACCCCGACAAAGGCATCGGAAACACCTGCGGAGGAATCGATCCGCAGCGTTTCCCGTACCGTCCGGGTCAACATCGATCGCCTGGACACGGTCATGAACATCGTGGGTGAGCTGATCCTGGAGAGAAATAATCTGGACACTTTTGCAAAGGTTTTATCGGACCACCATATTCCGACCTCTACTTATCAGGAACTCGAAAAGATACAGCGGTCGCTGTCCCGAAAACTATCCGATCTCCAGAAGTCGGTCATTGATATCCGGATGGTTCCCATCTCTCAGATTTTGACCAAGCTGAATCGCGTCATACGTCAGCTGGCACTCGATTTCGGCAAGGAAATCGAACTCCATGTAAAGGGTGAGGAGACTGAGCTTGACAAGGTCGTGATCGAAGAAATTACCGATCCCTTGCTGCATATCATCCGCAACTGTCTGGATCATGGTATTGAACCGCCATCCGAACGTCAGAAAAAGGGAAAACCCACCAAGGGAACGATTAATTTTGAAGCCACCCAGAAGGGAAATTCCGTTCTGATCCGAATCAGTGATGACGGCAAAGGGATCGACCTGGAGAAGATTTCCAGGATTGCCAAGAGAAAGAACCTTCTGACCGAGGAGGAAATCACGGAGGAGCGCCTTCTTAACCTGATTTTCAGTGCCGGTTTTTCTTCCGCTGAAAAAGTCAGCCAGGTGTCCGGCAGAGGGGTTGGCCTTGACGTCGTGAAACAGAACATATCTCAACTCAAAGGTAACATCAGGGTTCTAACTGAGAAGGACAAAGGGACCACTTTTGAGATTGTTCTTCCCATCACGCTGGCCATTATCCAGGCACTCATCGTCGTTGCTGGAGACCAGACCTTTGCCATTCCTCTCACAGTCGTGACCGAAGCCCTGCGTATTAACGAGTCCGATATTGAATCCATTGAGCAGAGAGAAGTTTATTATCTCAGGGATTTCACGTTACCACTCCTGCGTCTTTCCCAGATTTTCGACATCGACCAGGCTTCTACCCGGACGCAGAGCCATAACCATCTTTTCGTTGTGGTCGCACAGGTGGGGGAACAGCGCGTGGGTATCGTCGTGGATCGGCTTGTCCGCCAGCAGGAAATTGTCATAAAAAATATCGGATCGCGATTGAAGGGTATCCCGGGCATTGCAGGCGCTGCCGAGCTGGGAACGGGAAACCTGGTTCTTGTGATTGACGTCAGTTCCATCATGGAAAAGGCTCTTGAATTTCATGGAAAACTGACGGGGGCCTGATATGTATAAGTCATTCTTCGGCCTGAATGAAAAACCTTTTGGAAACACTCCGGATCCCAGCTTTCTCTATCCCGGGAAACAGTATGGTGAAGCTCTTGCCCGCCTCGCGTATGCGGTAGAGGAGAAGGAACTGGCCATCCTGACCGGCGTGATTGGATCAGGAAAGACGACTCTTTCCCGTGCTCTTATGGATGAATTCGACGAATTCACAAAGTTTCATCTCATGATTAATCCCCGCCTTTCTCCCACGCAATTTCTCAGAAATGTCGCAAGGTCCATGGGACTCGAACCCCGATATTTCAAGAATGATTTGCTTGAGCAGATCCATGAACAGCTGTATACCTATCACCAGGAAGGTATCAACTACGTTCTCGTTGTCGACGAAGCTCAGCTGATCCCGAGGAAGGCGACCTTTGATGAAATCCGGCTTCTTACAAATTTCCAGCTGGATGACACCAACCTGATCACGATACTCCTGATCGGGCAACCTGAATTGAGCCGCAGGCTCGCTCACCGTAGTTATGAGGCGTTGCGCCAACGGATCGCGATTCAATTCAATCTGAAACCTCTATCGGCCGAGGATACCCGTGAGTATATTGCCCATCGGCTATCCGTCGCCGGATGTTTGGAAAATCCTTTTTCAGACGATGCCGTTGAAATCATTCATTCCCATTCGAGGGGAATTCCCAGGCTGATTAACACACTGTGCACGAACTGCCTTCTCGCCGCCTTTGGATCCGACCAGACCGTCATTACACCGGATATTGCCAGGGAAGCTGCAGCAGAACTCCATGGAGGGACACCCGATGATTGATCTGGCCAACATTCGAAAGAGGAGCCGAAAGAAAAAGCAGGAAGAGGAGCCCGGTAAACCTGCCCTGGATGCCCCTGCTGAGGAAAAGGAGAAGAAGACAAAGGTAGCTATACCCGGAAGGAAAAGATCCGTAAAACCCAAACCTTCCCAGCCCAGAACCACCGAACCCGGGGTCGAGAAACCCGAACCGGAAACGGAACCGGAGGTCATCGAAGAAACCCATTCCCCATCGGAGGAATTTTTCTCTTCCAGTACTGCGGAAGATCTGAAGGAGTTTCAGGAAATGATCCCGGAGGAATCCTCCGACGAGATTGCGTACTGTCTGGCCTTCATGATCCGCAGGGAACATTGTGCCCTTCCCATTGAAGCCATTCTGGAAATCATTCCCGTTCTCATGATCACGCCTGTTCCCAATGCTCCCACCCACGTCATGGGTATCATCAGCCTTCGAGGTACAGTCGTTCCTGTAATCGATCTGGGCATGATTCTGGGTCACAAAGCTACAAAGGTTACCGTTGACAGCAAGATCATCGTCCTTCGAAAAGAGGAAGAATATATCGGATTCATCGTGGACCGTGTCTCCAGAACCCTTCCCATCCGCCTGGACACCCTTGAGAAACCTCCAGTGAGCGGAGAAAAAGCAGGTCTCCTCCGAGGTCTCTATAAGCATGAAAAGCACATTATAATGGTCATGGACGAGGAAAAACTGCTTTGATTTTACTTAAATGCCCCAAATGCCTCCATCACTGGAAGATGGAACGAGACCTGTTAAAGCGAGAGGTTCTCGTCAGCTGCCCCCATTGCAGTGCGCGCTGGAAAATTACACCAAAGGCTCCCAAAGCCCATAAAGCCGTTCTTGCCGATGCGAAACGTCCCTTTCGGGAAAATCTGGCGAGAACACTGACATCCATGGGATTTGAGATCACCCTTGTGGAAGATGGAGAGAAGCTCATCGAGACACTGCGTTCGAAACCTGACCTTGTGATCGCTAACGTCTTCCTCCCGGGAAAGCTGGGCGTGGAAGCCTGTGAATGGATGAAGGCTCAACCGGATCTTCACTACATTCCCTTCATTCTTATTGGTTCTCTCTTCAGGGTTGAGCGGTACAGACGGCCCGCCAACAGCCTTTATGGCGCAGATGATTACATCGAGGAGGGAATCCCAAATGATGAATTCCGGGGCATCGTACATCGGCTGACCGGCTTTGGCGTATCGGGGCATGGCGCCGTTCAATCCCCACTGGAAGAACATTTACGACGAAAAGTAAGAATTCATCTTGACACGATGACGGGAGGAGATAGAATTCAGGGCCCCATGGGTCCAAGGATCAAGGAACTCGTTTCAGCAATAATCAAGGACTCCCCGAATACTGACCCTGCTCTTGTCGAGAAGATCGCCGGAGAATATCTAACCGGCATGGAAGGTGATCATGACCGAGATCAATAACCTGATCCAATCCAAGGAATCCGACGACCGCCTGAAAGCGGTTACCCTGCTGAAGGACGTTCCACTGCAGGAATCGAAGGGCGCCCTGGCTACTCTTCTGGGGGATCCAGACTGGAGAATTCGAAAGGCGACAGCAGAGGCAATCTTAGGGTACGACGATGACGAAGTGATCGAGATTCTCATTCAATCCCTCTATGATGAAGCCAATGCCGGAAAACGAAACATTGCCATGGAAACCCTTCACAGACTGGGATCCAGAGCCTTAAATCCTATCCTCCTTGAGCTGAACAAAACAAAGGAATATGACGTCAGACTTTCCCTTGTAACCCTCCTGGGAGACATCAAGAGCGACCAGGCCTATGATCATCTCATCTATATTCTTCAGACAGAAAAAGATATCAACATTCTTTCCGCCGCAGTAAGCTCCCTTGGACATTACCGGAAATTTGACAGCATCCCTCACTTTCTTCGATGTCTGCGAAAGGACAATCCCTGGCTGCAGTTTCACTGCATTGAGGCTTTGGGCCAGATTGGAGCACCGGAAGCACTTCAGTCGATCATTCCCTACTATGAGAAACCCGGCCTTCAGAAATCGGTCCTCGATGCACTGGGGCAGATTGCCCATATCTCGTCCGTACCGTTCCTGATCAAGATTATTCGCACGGAACGGCCTCTGAATCTGTCCGCCGTCCGTGCTCTTATGCAGATCTACCATGCTCCCCTTCCTGTTATTCTCAAACGGTCCTATGTCCAGTTCATTATTAAGAAGGTCAGGGAAAACTTTCCTTCAGAGGTAGTGAACGATCTTCTTGTTGTCGTAAAATCGACCCCCAAAGAGGATGTTCGCCGCGATCTTCTGAAACTCATCGGATGGAGTCAGTGCGTCGAAGGGCTCCCCCTTCTTTCCGAGTTCAGCCGCCAGCCTGACTATGCCGACACTGTCACTCAGGCTCTGATCGACTTTGGGCCCAAAGCCTGGGAGGTTGTTTCTTCCATGCTCGATCCCCTGGAAGACGAGGAACTTATCGTCGCAGCCCTGCACATCGTAGAAACATGGAAAGACGACCGGGCTCTGGGACATATTCTCCGTCTGCTTGATCATGAATCGGACCGGATCGTCCAACAGGCCCTGGAAGTCTTAAGTATTTGGAAACGTAGTGATTACATTCCCTACCTCCTTTCAACCCTCAGCCACGAATCCCAGGGAGTCCAGGGTGCGGCGGTTCGCGTTGTCGTTTCCATGGGTCAGGCCAATGCAACCACCAAGGATTCGATTCTGTCCTACGTGAAAAACCTGCTGAACAGCGATGATATCAATTTGCGGATTCATGCACTCAATATCTATGTTCAGCTGGAAGGAAAGGGGTTCCAGGATTTCCTTCTGACGGCTGTCGGACATGAAAATGCGGTAATTCGTCAGAATGCGGTTCAGCTCATGAAACGGTACGATGACCCGAGGTTCCGACAGATTACCCTGGCCTGTCTTGCGGATGAGAATCCTCTGGTCCGTCTCGAAGCCATCGAAACACTGGGAGAAAATCTCGAAGAAAAGGCATTCCCGGCTCTGCTTTCAGCCCTGGAGGATCCGGACATCTGGATTCGATCTACCGCAGCGAAAGTAATTGGACGGTTTGAAAATCCAAAATCACTGAATCCACTGATCCGCCACCTTGCCACCGATCCTCCTCCTGTCAAGGTTGCCGTTCTGGATGCACTGGGCCACATTCGTGATTCCAGATCCATCACGGCCATAACGCAGCAGCTCGGGAATCCGGACCAGGAGGTTCAACGCGCCGCTCTTCTTGCTCTGGGCAACATCAATTCACCTGAATCCAAGACCACTCTTAAAAAGTACTTGAAAAACGATGACTGGAGATTGCGGGCTACAGCCGTTCAGGCACTGAGTGCCACCATGGATGAAGCCTTTCTCACGGAACTCCACTCCATCCTGCGCGGGGATGAAGATAACTTTGTCAAGGAGGCGGCCCTTCAGGGAATTGGAGGATTTCACAAAAAAGAATCCTTTCCTCACCTTTTCTGGGCGATGAATCAGGTAGAGCTTGTGGATGAGGCATGCAGAATTCTTATCCAGTACGGGAAGATCTATCTGGATCAGCTTCAACAGGCCTGGCAGAATTGTGACAAGAGGCAGGAAGAGATCATTTCTATCATCCTGGAAAACATTCGGACTACAGGCGATGGCGCTAAGCAATAACCAGCAGATTCTGACCGACGACCTCTTCCGGCTCTTTCGCGATTATATTCACGAAAAGTGCGGAATCTTTTTTAAGGAGAACAATAAGTATCTCCTTGAGCGTCGCCTGGAATCCCGCATGAAGGAATTGAATTTTTCGACTCTCAACCAGTACTACTACTATTTGATGTACGATCCGCGATCTCTTCAGGAGCAGGATAGTCTTTTCGATGCAATTACAACCAATGAGACCTATTTTTTTCGGGAAGAGCGGCAGCTGAAAGCCTTTCTCCATGAGATCGTTCCAGAAACCCTGGCGCAAAAGAAATCCATTCGTATATGGAGCGCCGGTTGTTCCTCCGGAGAGGAACCCTATACCATTGCCATCCTTCTCCATGAGGCAGGGTTTTACGACAGGGCAAAAATTGACATCTATGGATCCGATATTTCCCAGGAGGCTCTGAAAAAAGCAAGAAAGGGCATCTACCGGGAGATCAGCTTTCGAAACACTCAGCCTCAGTACAGGGATCGTTACTTTGTTCCGCAGGAAAACGGAACGTACCGCATCTGTGACATGATCAAGGAGAAGGTCAGTTTTGGACGCCTGAACCTCATGGATACCACGCGTGTCAGTCTGCTCGGCTACCTGGATGTAATTTTCTGCCGAAATGTTATTATTTACTTTGATGAAGTCGCGAAGCGGAAAGTCATTGAAATGATGCACGATCGGCTGACCCCGTCGGGCTACCTTCTTCTGGGCCATTCCGAATCCCTGATTTCCATTACAACAAAGTTCAAGTTGAAGCATTTACGATATGATCTGGTGTACCAGAAATGATCCGCGTTCTGGTTGTTGATGACTCCGCGTATAACCGCATGGCCCTCACGCGGATGCTTTCTCAGCATCCGGAAATCGAGGTCATCGACACTGCCAGAAACGGCGAAGATGCCCTGAAAAAGATACACAACGCCAAACCCGATGTCATCACGCTCGACCTGGAAATGCCGGTCATGGATGGTTTCTCCGTCCTTCGCTGGCTTCAGCAGAACCAGCCGACTCCCGTCATCGTGGTCTCTGCACGTGCCTCCGATGCCAACGTTTTTAAAGCTCTGGAACTGGGTGCAGTGGACTTTATCGCCAAACCGACAGGAAAGGCATCGCCTACGCTCCAGGTCATCGCTACAGATCTTATCGCCAAGGTCAAAGCCGCATCCCGGGCCGAACTCAAGAACGCGCCTCCCCCCCGAACTCCCCAACCTGTATCGGAAGAAAAGGCTGAACGGAAAGCTGGGGATTATGACTGCATGGTCATTGGAGCTTCCACAGGGG is a window encoding:
- a CDS encoding chemotaxis protein CheA, which produces MTRTDERSIREFLSEAEELVEQLTLDLKAFEESGDRPHPQLVNKIFRSMHSLKGLSGMMGFTQMSEVAHALEDLLDRLRMGKVKGGKSLVDILYDGLTVLNQMSVQIAEKGDEKVNTQELLRHISAYVSQKPEESSLDILSSLDLDEQTRKSLTEYEEHRLKENLVHNRVIHSIEVHFSFEIFDVELKQLSEKLNAAGEVISTLPSISDKPDEIRFRLIFASEHNLQEVQELVGERFKVSNLVKSEEQTPTKASETPAEESIRSVSRTVRVNIDRLDTVMNIVGELILERNNLDTFAKVLSDHHIPTSTYQELEKIQRSLSRKLSDLQKSVIDIRMVPISQILTKLNRVIRQLALDFGKEIELHVKGEETELDKVVIEEITDPLLHIIRNCLDHGIEPPSERQKKGKPTKGTINFEATQKGNSVLIRISDDGKGIDLEKISRIAKRKNLLTEEEITEERLLNLIFSAGFSSAEKVSQVSGRGVGLDVVKQNISQLKGNIRVLTEKDKGTTFEIVLPITLAIIQALIVVAGDQTFAIPLTVVTEALRINESDIESIEQREVYYLRDFTLPLLRLSQIFDIDQASTRTQSHNHLFVVVAQVGEQRVGIVVDRLVRQQEIVIKNIGSRLKGIPGIAGAAELGTGNLVLVIDVSSIMEKALEFHGKLTGA
- a CDS encoding AAA family ATPase; this translates as MYKSFFGLNEKPFGNTPDPSFLYPGKQYGEALARLAYAVEEKELAILTGVIGSGKTTLSRALMDEFDEFTKFHLMINPRLSPTQFLRNVARSMGLEPRYFKNDLLEQIHEQLYTYHQEGINYVLVVDEAQLIPRKATFDEIRLLTNFQLDDTNLITILLIGQPELSRRLAHRSYEALRQRIAIQFNLKPLSAEDTREYIAHRLSVAGCLENPFSDDAVEIIHSHSRGIPRLINTLCTNCLLAAFGSDQTVITPDIAREAAAELHGGTPDD
- a CDS encoding chemotaxis protein CheW: MIDLANIRKRSRKKKQEEEPGKPALDAPAEEKEKKTKVAIPGRKRSVKPKPSQPRTTEPGVEKPEPETEPEVIEETHSPSEEFFSSSTAEDLKEFQEMIPEESSDEIAYCLAFMIRREHCALPIEAILEIIPVLMITPVPNAPTHVMGIISLRGTVVPVIDLGMILGHKATKVTVDSKIIVLRKEEEYIGFIVDRVSRTLPIRLDTLEKPPVSGEKAGLLRGLYKHEKHIIMVMDEEKLL
- a CDS encoding response regulator, whose amino-acid sequence is MERDLLKREVLVSCPHCSARWKITPKAPKAHKAVLADAKRPFRENLARTLTSMGFEITLVEDGEKLIETLRSKPDLVIANVFLPGKLGVEACEWMKAQPDLHYIPFILIGSLFRVERYRRPANSLYGADDYIEEGIPNDEFRGIVHRLTGFGVSGHGAVQSPLEEHLRRKVRIHLDTMTGGDRIQGPMGPRIKELVSAIIKDSPNTDPALVEKIAGEYLTGMEGDHDRDQ
- a CDS encoding HEAT repeat domain-containing protein, with the translated sequence MTEINNLIQSKESDDRLKAVTLLKDVPLQESKGALATLLGDPDWRIRKATAEAILGYDDDEVIEILIQSLYDEANAGKRNIAMETLHRLGSRALNPILLELNKTKEYDVRLSLVTLLGDIKSDQAYDHLIYILQTEKDINILSAAVSSLGHYRKFDSIPHFLRCLRKDNPWLQFHCIEALGQIGAPEALQSIIPYYEKPGLQKSVLDALGQIAHISSVPFLIKIIRTERPLNLSAVRALMQIYHAPLPVILKRSYVQFIIKKVRENFPSEVVNDLLVVVKSTPKEDVRRDLLKLIGWSQCVEGLPLLSEFSRQPDYADTVTQALIDFGPKAWEVVSSMLDPLEDEELIVAALHIVETWKDDRALGHILRLLDHESDRIVQQALEVLSIWKRSDYIPYLLSTLSHESQGVQGAAVRVVVSMGQANATTKDSILSYVKNLLNSDDINLRIHALNIYVQLEGKGFQDFLLTAVGHENAVIRQNAVQLMKRYDDPRFRQITLACLADENPLVRLEAIETLGENLEEKAFPALLSALEDPDIWIRSTAAKVIGRFENPKSLNPLIRHLATDPPPVKVAVLDALGHIRDSRSITAITQQLGNPDQEVQRAALLALGNINSPESKTTLKKYLKNDDWRLRATAVQALSATMDEAFLTELHSILRGDEDNFVKEAALQGIGGFHKKESFPHLFWAMNQVELVDEACRILIQYGKIYLDQLQQAWQNCDKRQEEIISIILENIRTTGDGAKQ
- a CDS encoding protein-glutamate O-methyltransferase CheR, producing the protein MALSNNQQILTDDLFRLFRDYIHEKCGIFFKENNKYLLERRLESRMKELNFSTLNQYYYYLMYDPRSLQEQDSLFDAITTNETYFFREERQLKAFLHEIVPETLAQKKSIRIWSAGCSSGEEPYTIAILLHEAGFYDRAKIDIYGSDISQEALKKARKGIYREISFRNTQPQYRDRYFVPQENGTYRICDMIKEKVSFGRLNLMDTTRVSLLGYLDVIFCRNVIIYFDEVAKRKVIEMMHDRLTPSGYLLLGHSESLISITTKFKLKHLRYDLVYQK